A region of Dioscorea cayenensis subsp. rotundata cultivar TDr96_F1 chromosome 5, TDr96_F1_v2_PseudoChromosome.rev07_lg8_w22 25.fasta, whole genome shotgun sequence DNA encodes the following proteins:
- the LOC120260943 gene encoding 60S ribosomal protein L7a-2-like has protein sequence MAPKRGGKAPVPAKKKPEKVVNPLFEKRPKQFGIGGALPPKKDLHRFVKWPKVVRIQRQRRILKQRLKVPPALNQFTRTLDKNLASSLFKMLLKYRPEDNAAKKERLLKRAQAEAEGKTVEVKKPIVVKYGLNHVTYLIEQNKAQLVVIAHDVDPIELVVWLPALCRKMEIPYCIVKGKSRLGAIVHKKTAAALCLTTVKNEDKLEFSKILEAIKANFNDKFDEIRKKWGGGIMGTKSQAKTKVKERLLAKEAAQRMT, from the exons ATG GCCCCAAAACGAGGTGGGAAGGCTCCTGTTCCGGCGAAGAAGAAACCG GAGAAGGTTGTGAATCCGTTGTTTGAGAAGAGGCCGAAGCAGTTTGGGATCGGTGGAGCACTGCCGCCAAAGAAGGACCTCCACAGGTTCGTGAAATGGCCCAAGGTTGTGCGGATCCAGAGGCAGAGGAGGATCCTCAAGCAGCGTCTGAAGGTCCCTCCTGCTTTGAACCAGTTCACTAGGACCTTGGACAAGAACCTTG CCAGCAGTCTATTCAAGATGTTGTTGAAGTACAGGCCTGAGGACAACGCTGCAAAGAAGGAAAGGCTTCTGAAGAGGGCCCAGGCTGAAGCTGAAGGGAAGACCGTTGAGGTCAAGAAGCCAATTGTTGTGAAGTATGGGCTGAACCATGTCACGTACCTCATTGAACAG aACAAAGCACAGTTGGTGGTAATTGCTCATGATGTGGACCCTATTGAGCTGGTGGTCTGGCTCCCAGCTCTCTGCAGGAAGATGGAAATCCCCTACTGTATTGTGAAGGGGAAATCACGTTTGGGAGCG ATTGTCCATAAGAAAACCGCCGCAGCTTTGTGTCTCACCACGGTGAAGAACGAGGATAAGCTGGAGTTCAGCAAAATTCTAGAGGCAATCAAG GCTAATTTCAATGACAAGTTTGATGAGATCAGAAAGAAGTGGGGAGGGGGAATTATGGGCACCAAGTCTCAGGCCAAGACCAAGGTCAAGGAAAGGCTCCTAGCTAAAGAAGCTGCTCAGAGAATGACCTAA
- the LOC120262389 gene encoding uncharacterized protein LOC120262389, which yields MERQFFRRSNPWNIPSHYSYYHPRPQPRPQPTKPKIISVPVHFMNSDDTPIREPRPKPVRDPEAERLAAVLRMQRITRGFLVRKNLRAVKKIEAEVEEIRRRIEAAQDLVRRDEKERLRLNEMLMRLLFRLDSVRGVRDYRKRMIRRVIALQEAVDSMAGSMETGNGEDGVTLGTPDRESMATDAIHEGSEGLEVGPMEEAPEINDITEMKQGEEPEILGEGDLKEETTNANSNLTEETSGIKDISEEPLKDMSSPELEEKTTEIGDITEDRLVETIETTESARQGGEGCEGTPEVEDIAEMKQGGEQEILEERHLKEGSTNTNSNPIENASGIKDLSGESMEETRTPEPEEKATEIRDITEDPIDKTIETVKSAQKAEINNCCWETFEASGTMEEKTRSSGLEGEAMKEVMDRVAAESEKLRELVAKLCERSAQQCMMMGGLAQRVENLERTVQRMEAARKKKKMKHRC from the coding sequence ATGGAGAGACAATTCTTCAGAAGAAGCAATCCATGGAACATCCCATCCCACTATTCCTACTACCACCCTCGCCCTCAACCCCGACCACAACCCACCAAGCCTAAGATCATCTCCGTCCCCGTCCATTTCATGAATTCTGATGACACACCGATCCGCGAACCCCGGCCAAAGCCTGTTCGAGATCCGGAGGCCGAGAGATTGGCGGCTGTGTTGAGAATGCAAAGGATAACAAGAGGGTTTTTGGTGAGAAAGAACCTGAGGGCAGTGAAGAAAATTGAGGCCGAGGTGGAGGAAATCCGGCGGAGGATTGAAGCGGCGCAGGATCTGGTACGTAGAGATGAGAAGGAACGGTTGAGATTGAATGAGATGTTGATGCGGTTGCTTTTCCGATTGGATTCCGTTCGGGGAGTCAGGGACTATCGGAAGCGGATGATCCGGCGAGTGATCGCGCTTCAGGAAGCCGTTGATTCGATGGCGGGATCGATGGAGACGGGAAACGGAGAGGACGGGGTAACTCTAGGAACTCCAGATCGAGAATCCATGGCTACGGATGCTATTCATGAAGGATCTGAGGGTTTGGAGGTTGGTCCAATGGAGGAAGCCCCTGAAATCAACGACATCACTGAGATGAAGCAAGGAGAGGAGCCTGAAATCCTAGGAGAAGGTGATCTCAAAGAAGAAACCACGAACGCCAACTCGAATCTCACCGAAGAAACTTCTGGAATCAAAGATATCAGCGAAGAACCATTGAAGGACATGTCAAGCCCAGAGCTAGAGGAGAAAACTACAGAGATCGGTGATATCACCGAGGATCGATTGGTTGAAACCATAGAAACAACGGAATCGGCTCGACAGGGCGGTGAAGGATGTGAGGGAACTCCTGAAGTCGAAGACATCGCTGAGATGAAGCAAGGAGGGGAACAGGAAATCCTAGAAGAACGCCATCTCAAAGAAGGATCAACGAACACCAACTCGAACCCTATAGAAAATGCTTCTGGAATCAAAGATCTCAGCGGAGAATCAATGGAGGAAACCCGAACACCAGAGCCAGAGGAGAAAGCCACAGAAATCCGTGATATCACCGAGGATCCGATTGATAAAACTATAGAAACAGTGAAATCGGCTCAAAAGGCCGAAATCAACAATTGCTGCTGGGAAACCTTTGAAGCAAGTGGAACGATGGAGGAGAAGACCAGAAGCTCGGGATTGGAAGGTGAGGCGATGAAGGAGGTGATGGACAGGGTTGCAGCGGAGAGCGAGAAGTTGAGGGAGCTGGTGGCGAAGCTCTGCGAGCGAAGCGCGCAGCAGTGCATGATGATGGGCGGGCTAGCTCAGCGCGTCGAGAACCTCGAGCGCACCGTGCAGCGCATGGAAGCAGCccgcaagaagaagaagatgaagcatcGGTGTTGA